The genomic stretch GTACCGGAGCCCGCTCTCCAAAGAAGGCCCTGTTTTGGTCTTTACCGGGGCCATGGATTACTGGCCCAATGTCGAGGCCGTGGTCTGGTTCACCAGGGAAGTTTTTCCTATCGTAAAGGCGGCCTTCCCTGGCGTCTCTTTCTACATCGTTGGTAAGGATCCGGCCAAAGAGGTGAAGGCCCTTGCTGAAACCCCCGGGGTTGTCGTCACCGGGTGGGTTTCTGATTCTCGGGATTATATTGCCCTGGCCGATGTCTGCGTGGCCCCCTTAAGGCTGGCCCGAGGGGTTCAGAATAAAGTCCTTGAGGCCATGGCCATGGGAAGACCGGTGGTGGCTACTTACGAGGCCTTCGAGGGGATTCGGGCCGAGGCCGGACGAGATCTCCTGGTGGCCGATTCGGCCGGGGATTTTGCCCGGGCCGTGATCCGGCTTCTTAAAGATCCTGACCTGGCCAGGGCCATTGCTCGGGCCGCCCGCAGCCAGGTAGAGCAGGAATATTCTTGGGAGCGAAGTTTTCAAGTCCTTAAGGAGTTTTTGCCCCGGTGAAGCGAAAAATGGTCATCTGTCATCTGGTCTTAAGTCTTGAGCCCGGAGGCACGGAGCACCTGGTCTACCGAATGTGCCTTGATCTCAGGCGAGATCATGAGGTGATGGTCTGCTGTCTGGATTCTCTGGGTCATTGGGGAGAGAGGCTTCGGGAAGAAGGAGTCCCGGTCTATGTGCTCTTTCGCAGCCCGGGGGTAGACCTTTCTCTGCCCTTTGCCCTGGCCCGGATTCTTCGGGCCCACCAGGTGGATGTCCTCCACGCTCACCAGTATTCTCCCTTTTTCTATGGAGCACTGACCAAACTTCTTGCCCCCGGTATCAGGGTTGTCTTTCTTGAGCATGGACGCCACTGGCCCGAGAAAGAAAGTCTTCTTAAGAACATCTTTAATCGGTTTGTCCTTCAGCCTTTGGCCGATCAGATTGTAGCTGTCTCTCGGGAGACAAAGGATCGGCTTGTGCGCTATGAGGGATTATCGCCGGCAAGGATCAGGGTGATCTACAACGGCATCCAGGAGGTCTCCGTCATTTCTCCTCAGGAGAGGGTGGCCCTGAGGCAGGAGCTTGGCTTTTACCCCGGAGACCGGGTTCTGGTTACGGTGGGGCGTTTTGATCCCATCAAAAATCTTCCTTTGCTTCTGGAGGCTCTGGCCCTTTCTCGCTCCGCTGGCTCCCCCCTTAAGGGGCTCCTGATAGGCGATGGTCCCATGATGGCCGAGATAAAGGCCCTTAAGGAGCGTTTGGGGCTTGGAGGCTCGGTTGTCCTTACTGGCTATCGCTCAGATGCTACCCGCCTGTTGCAGGTGGCCGATATGTTTGTCCTCTCCAGCTTTAGTGAGGGGACGTCTTTGGCCCTCCTTGAGGCCATGGCCGCTGGGCTTCCCTGTGTGGTGACCGATGTGGGAGGAAACCCGGAGATCGTTGTCGATGGTAAAACGGGTCTGGTGGTTCCTTCAGCAGATGTCGTCAAGATGGCTGCCGCTCTCAGCCTTCTGGCCGAAAGGGAGGATATCGCCCGTAAGATGGGGCAAGCGGCTCAGGAACGCTTCAGGCGTCACTTTACCTTTGGGGCGATGATGGAAAAATACCGCGCCCTTTATCAAGGGCTTGGGGCCTAGAGCCTTTGGAAAAGGCCAGCTTCTCCGGCTGGCCTGGGACTGGATTCGTTCCCATTTTCCGAGCGAAAAATGGGAACGAAATCTTAATTAAAGTGACAGGAGATCTTGTCTATGTGCGGGATAGTGGGGTGGGTGGATTTTGCTGGCCAAAGGCCGGATGAGGTCCGACCGCTTCTGGAGAAGATGGCCCGTATTCTCAAGCATCGGGGTCCAGATGAGGAGGGCTTTTATCTGGATCACCTGGCTGCCTTAGGGCACCGACGTCTTTCCATTATTGACCTTTCTGGCGGCAGACAGCCCATGGGCGATGAGGCTTCTGGAGCCCAGATAGTCTTCAATGGAGAGATATACAACTTCAGGGAGCTGAGAGGGGAGCTGAGTGAGCTGGGCCATCGTTTTCTGACCGATAGCGACACCGAGACTATCCTTCGAGCCTATCTTGAGTGGGGGCCGGCCTGCCTCCATCGCTTAAGAGGGATGTTCGCCTTTGCCATCTGGGATCCATCCCGCCGGAGACTCTTTATGGCCCGGGACAGATTGGGGAAGAAGCCTCTTTATTACTGGCAGAAGGGGAACTTATTCGCCTTTGCCTCTGAGATTAAGGCCCTCCTTGAACTCCCCGGGGTGGAGCGCCGCCTCAATCCTTTGGCTCTGGATTGTTATTTTAGCCTTGGCTATATTCCCTCTCCCCGGACCATCTTCAACGAAATTAAAAAGCTTCCCCCTGCCCACTATCTTCTCCTTAGTGAGGGGAGGCTTGAGGTCCACCGCTATTGGAGGATTGACTTTAACCCCCAGCGCCGGAGCCCGTCTGAGGCCCTTTCTGAATTTTGGGATCTCCTCCGGGAGGCGGTCAGCTGTCGCCTGATAAGTGAGGTTCCCCTGGGGGCCTTCCTCTCGGGAGGGATCGACTCCCCTTTAGTGGTGGCCATGATGGTCAGAGCACTCTCCGAACCGGTCCTTACCAACTCCATTGGTTTTGACGACCCCCGACTTAATGAACTCCCGGTGGCCCGGCAGGTGGCGGAACACCTGGGAACCAGGCATCGAGAGTTTACTGTTAGGCCCCAGGTGGCCGAGATTCTTCCCCGGCTAGCCTGGCATTTTGATGAGCCCCTGGCCGACTCCAGCGCTGTTCCCACCTATTATGTCTGCCTTATGGCCAGAAAGAATGTCACCGTAGCCCTCTCTGGGGACGGAGGCGATGAGGGCTTTGGGGGATATACCTTTCGCTATCTCCCTCATCTCTGGGAGTCACGCCTGCGAAGCTGGCTTCCCCTTCCGTTACGGGGGCTTACCTTCTCCCTGCTGGGAGGGGTTTACCCCCGTTCGGCCAGACTGCCCCGGCCGTTACGTCTTAAGACCTTTCTTCAGAATCTGGCTGTCTCTGACGCCCGGGCCTTTTATCAAGACCTGGTCTGGTTACCAGAGGAGATTCGTCAGCAGATTTATAGCCAGCGCTTCCGCAGAGAACTGGCTGGTTTTAGCCCTTTTGAGATAGTGGTTCCTATTTATCAGGAGGTTGAGCATCTTGACCCGGTAAGTCGTTGTCAATATGTGGATCTTCATCTTTATCTTCCCGAGGATGTCTTGGTCAAAGTGGACCGCATGAGTATGGCGGTTTCCCTTGAGGTGCGCTGTCCTCTCCTTGACCATCGTCTCCTGGAGTTTGCCGCCACTTTGCCCCTTGATCTCCGGGTTGATGGGAAAAGAGGAAAGCTCCTCCTTCGGCGGGCGGCCGAAGAGGTTCTGCCCCCGGCGGTGGTCAACAGACCCAAGCAGGGGTTTTCTATCCCTGAGGCCGACTGGTTGAGGGGGGAACTCAGGCCGCTGCTGGAGAAGACCTTTGAAGATGTCGATTCCCTTCTCTGGGGTTATCTGATTCTACCCAGGGTCGAGGAACTCTGGCGCCGTCATTTATCAGGAAGAGAGAATCACAGCGTTTTTCTCTGGGGATTACTGATGTTCTCCCTCTGGGAGAGACACTATTTAAGGGCTGAAGGTCTTCAGACTGAGACGCCTTAAACACAAGAGGCCCGAAGGATGGAAAAGGCTTCAAGGAGACTACGGGTTCTTCAGCTTGGCAGCCCCACCGGTCTTTACGGGGCGGAGAGATGGATCTTGGCCCTGATAAAGTACCTTGACCCTCAGAAGGTGGAGACGATTGTCGGGGTCATCAGGGATGACCCTTCGCTGGAGGCCCCCCTTTGTCGGGAGGCGGCCCGGCTGGGCTTTAAGACTGTCTTTGTGGAGGCTCCCGGGCGTTTTAACCTGCGGGCGATCTCGGGTCTGAGGGATCTCGTCCGTCGCCAAAGGATAGACATTCTTCACACGCATGGCTACAAGCCAGATATTGTCGGTCTTCTGGCCCTCCGTGGCCTTCCCTGCCGCCAGATCGCCACTCCCCATGGTTGGAGTAAAGAGCCGGACTTAAAGCTTAAGATATACGAGCTTCTGAACAGATTGACCTTTCTGGGGGTCGATAAGGTGGCTCCTCTCTCTGAAGAGATATATCAGGAGCTGGCCCGGATCCCCGGTCTTTCTTCCCGGCTGAGGCTCATCAGAAACGCTGTTGATGTCTCGGAGGTTGACTCCGTAAAGCATGAGGCTCCAGAGACCAGGGCCGCCAGAGAAGAAGGAGCCTTCATTCTGGGTTACATTGGCCAGCTCATCCATCGCAAAGGGATAGATATTCTCCTTAAGGCCCTCTCTAGCCTTCGGGGGCTAAACTTTCGTCTTTTTGTGGTTGGAAGCGGGCCCCTCAGGGAAAGGCTTGAGGAGATGGCCAGAGACCTCGGGCTTTCCGATCGGGTAGTCTTTACTGGCTACCGGGCAGATCGTCTTCAGCTCTTAAGGGGATTTGATCTCTTTGTCCTTCCTTCCCGTCTGGAAGGAATTCCTCGGTGCCTCATGGAGGCTATGGCCATGGGCAAGCCGGTCATTGCTTCGGATATTGACGGCTGCCGGGCCCTGATCCCCAACGATGGCATCCAGGGCCTCCTCTTTCCGGCCCAAGATGCCCAGGCGCTGGCCCGGAGAATAGACTATCTGGCCCATCACCCTGAGGAGGCCAGGCTTATGGGAGGGCGGGCCAGGGAATTTATCAGGATATACTATTCTGCTGAAAGGATGGCCCGGGAGTATGAGAATCTTTATCTCGAGGTTATGGAGAGATCCAGACCATGAGGGATTACCTCATGGGGCTGTTAAGGGAGCTCAACGCTTCATAATATGGCCAGAGACCAGACATCTTTTTTAGTTTTTTCAGACGATTGGGGGGAGCATCCATCAAGTTGTCAGCACATATTCAGACACATCGTCCGGGACTATCCGGTGGTCTGGGTTAATACGGTGGGCATGAGGCTTCCTCGTCTCAACAAGACCGATATGGTCAAGGGGCTAAAGAAACTTGCTCGAATGTTCTGGGGGCCAAAGGCGGCTGGGGCCTCAAAAGTGCTTCCAGCCGGCCTTTCTGTCCTGCAGCCTTTTATGCTTCCCTATAACAAGGGGCCCTGGCGGGCCTTTAATCGGCGTTCAGTGATTAAAGCGGTGCATAGGGAGCTCCGCCGTCGTCAGCTTGCCTCACCCATTCTGGTGACCACCGTTCCCAACGCCTGCGATTATGTCGGGGCCTTCGGGGAAAGACGGGTGGTGTATTACTGCGTGGATGACTTTGCCGAGTGGCCAGGGCATGAGAAGGATCTGGTGCTTGAGATGGAAAGGGATCTGATAACCAAAGCCGACATTTTTATTGCCACCTCAGAGAAACTTGTTCAGCGACTAAGGTCTCTTGGTAAACCGACCCACTTTCTTCCCCACGGGGTAGATTGCCGGGCCTTTGAGGACATTCCCGAAGGCAGGGAACATCCCGCCCTGGCCCCTATCTCCAGGCCCAGGGTAGGTTATGTGGGGCTCATCGACGCCCGTCTCAACTGGAGGCTGATTGAATATCTCCTCCAAAGGCTTCCGGAGGTGAGTTTTGTTTTTGTGGGCCGGGTCGAGATAGAATTAGCCCTTGAGCACTATGCCAACTTTTACCATGTGCCTCCGGTTCCCTACACGGAGGTTCCTCTGGTGCTAAAGTCTTTGGATTTATTGATCCTTCCTTATGAGGTGAATTCATTTACCCAGACCATAAATCCTCTCAAGCTTAAGGAATACCTGGCCTCAGGTCGTGGGATTATAGGGGCCCCTTTGCGGGAGATAGAAAGGTTTGCGGATTATCTTATAGTGGCTCGAGATTTGGAGGAGTGGTTGGTGAGGATAAGGGATTTTTTGTTCGGCGGTGTTTTTGGGCCTGAGGGTGACAGGAGGTCCCTTCTTCTGTCGGAGGATTGGTCGTTTAAGGCCCGGGAGTTTTTGGATATTTGTCTGAGGGGGTAGGGGGGCATTATGGCCAAGGTGCTCGTTACTGGAGGGGCAGGTTATATCGGTTCTCACGTGGTCAAACTCCTGGGGCGGAAAGGACACCAGATACTATTAATTCGAGCAGAAAACACTCGACAATAGGGCCAATCTCTGGTATACAAGGATATGGACTCTAGCCCTCCAAAAGTTCCCAAAATAGACGCACGTAAACTTCCTCCCAAAGCTCAAGAAGCTTTGCGTTTTAGAGCCGTCCACGCCGTGTTGGAACAAGGAAAAACCCAGGAAGAAGTGGCCCAAATGTTGGGAATAGCCAGAACCACTGTGACTTACTGGCTAAAACTTTATCGCCAAGGTGGGGAGGAAGCCCTTAAAATCAAGCCTCGCGGACGTCCTAAGGGAGGAAAACTTTTGGGCTGGCAAGCAGCTACCATTTGTAGCATCATCCGGGACCGTTGTCCTGATCAGTTGAAGCTTCCCTTTTCCCTTTGGACCAGGGAGGCGGTGGGGCAACTGATAGAGAGGAAGTTTGGGATAAGGCTTTCGATATGGACGGTGGGCCGGTATTTGAGGCGATGGAATTTCACGCCGCAGAAGCCTTTGAAACGGGCCTATGAAAGAAATCCGAAGGAAGTAAAGGCCTGGCTTGAGAAGGAGTATCCCCGGATAAGGAAGAGGGCCAAGGAGGAAGGGGCAGAGATTTGGTGGGGAGATGAGACAGGGATCAGGTCAGATCATCAAGCGGGGAGGAGTTGGGCGCCGAGGGGAGAGACACCGGTGGTGGAGGTGAGCGGCAAGAGATTTCGATTCAATATGATTTCTGCCATCAACAACCGGGGGAAGCTTAAGTTTATGATTTTTAGGGAGAGATTTACGACAGAAGTTTTTCTTGAATTTTTAAGAAGGCTGATAAGATCACGAGAAAAGGGGCGGAAGATTTATCTTATAGTGGATAATCACCGTGTGCATCGGGCAAAGAGGATTAAGGAGTGGTTGAAGGGCAAAGAGGACGAGTTGGAACTGCATTATTTGCCGAGATACAGTCCGGAGCTTAATCCGGATGAGTATTTGAACCAGGATGTGAAGACGAATGCGGTGGGGAGGCGCCGGAAGCGGAGCATGGAGGAGATGGAGGGTAATGTACGCAGCTATCTTATGAGCACGCAGAGGCAGCCGGAGATAGTGAGGAGTTACTTTCGTGCTCCGATGGTAAGGTATGCCTTAGATTGATGTCGACTATTTTGTGCTCTGATTAATATTAATGGGGTCATCGAACACTCGATTTTATGAGTCTTAGAACCCTTGATATGCAAGGTCTTCCGGTGTCGCATAAAAAATACTCCCGTTAATTAAATGGGGCTAAATGTAAGATATGCAGAGTCTATTTTTAGAAGGATAGCTCAAGAATGGTTATTGTTTTTGAGTTTTTTGAGGGTAAAATTCTTGCCAGCGTCTTGGGAAGGCGGGTTTTAGCTGAGGTTAGGTATGTTACCTAATTTTCTTGGAATCGGGGCACAGAGGGCGGCCACAACTTGGCTCTTTGAATGTTTGCGTGAACATCCAGAAATATACCTTCCTCCGCAGAAAGAAATCCACTTTTTTGATGAGAACTTTGATAAAGGACTTGAATGGTATGAATCTTTTTTTAATGCTGTAACTACAGAGAAGGCTATTGGTGAGATAACTCCTAACTACTATCATTTACCTCATGCTCTTCAGCGTATTAAAGAAGTTTTGCCCGAGGTTAAGTTAATTCTTTCTTTGCGTCATCCTTTAGAGAGAGCTTATTCAGCATATAAGCTACTACACGAATATTATGCTGATAAGGGTGTCTCCTTTGAGGAGGCCTTTAAAGAGGGATCGTATCTGTTGGACTTAAGTCTTTATTCAAAACATCTAGAGAATATTTTTAAACTTTTCCCCCGATCTCAGGTGCATATCATTATATATGATGACATTCTTTCTGATCCTCTTCAGGTTTTAAGAAAACTATACTCTTTTCTTGGTGTTTCTATTGATTTTGTTCCTCAAGCAGCCTTTGCTAGGTATAATCGAATTATCTTTCCTCGTTTTCAAAATTTTATTATTTCTTTAAAGTTGGGTTTCCTTTTGGATCTTATAAAGAAAACTCCTTTGGCTTCTCTTATAAAAAAACTTCATGCTCAATTCTTTTATTCTCACCCTAAATCTTCTTATTCTGTTGATAGTCATGTAAGGAAGCTTCTTTTGGATGATATTCAAAAATTGAAATCTTTAATTAAACCGGATTTACCCTGGGTTTTATAGTTTAATTTATGGGACAAATAGTAGTTTATCTTTTTTTTATTGTTGTTGGTGTTTATGCCTTATTTAGGCCGTGGATTGGTGTCTGTGCAGCTTATTTGATGGTTGTTCTTACCCCTCAAAGTATTTGGCCCTGGAATTTTTATGGTATACGTCCATTTTTTTATATAGCCGTTCCTACCTTTATTGGTTTCATTTTTCTTTTATTTCGGGGGAAAATAGATTTTTCCTTTTGGAAGACTAAAATTTCTTTTTTTTTGGCCCTTACCTGGCTTTTTATAATTCTATCTTATTTCTTTGGCCCTTACGTCAACAGGGAACATTTTATTTTCGATCCTCAAGTCATCTTTAAGCAGGTAAATAAAACTTTTTTCTTTTATTTTTTAGCGGTTCTTCTTATAGACAATCCTAAGAAACTTAAGGTGTTAAGTTTTGTTATGGTTTTGAGTACTATTTATATGATTTATTGGGCTAATGATCAATATTTATCTCGAAGTTATTTTGGTCGTCTTCACGGGCCAATACCTCCTACTGGTGGTGGTATATATAAAGATGAAAATGCCTTTGCCATGTTATTTGTTACAGGTCTGCCATTTATCTACTATTTTGGTTTTTTAGTAAAAAAAACCTTTTTAAGGCTTCTATTTTGGCTTGTTATTCCTCTTGGCTGGCATGCAGTCTTTCTTACTGGATCTCGTGGTGGCCTTCTCGGCCTCGGAACTACTATTTTTACGGCTTCTCTTAGATCCACTCATAAATTTATTGGCTTTTTACTTATTCCAGCATTAATCGTTGCTTATGTCTGGCAGGGTGGTTCGGTCTTAAAAGAGAGAGCTAAAACTATCAAATCTTATGAAGAAGAAACCTCTGCTCAGTCTAGATTATATGCCTGGTCTATAGCTATAAAAATGATTCGTGATCATCCTTTTACTGGAGTAGGTTTTTCTTCTTTCATGGAGGCCTTTGCCGATTATTCTGATAGACGTCCCATGGTCGCTCATAATACCTTTTTTCAATTAATGTCTGAATCCGGTGTTTTTGCTGGTCTTTCTTTTATAATGTTATTCTTTTTCTTATTTAAGGATCTTTTTAATAATAAGTTATTAATTTATAAGGATAATTCACCTGATATCTTCTTTTTATGTTATCTTAATGAGAGTTTATTTGTTTCCTTTTTTGGTTTTTTGATATGTTCTCTTTTTCTTTCTTTGGAGAAGTTTGAGATTTTATTTTTCTTATTTGTTTTGGCAAATAATCACATTAAAATTTCTCGTGATTTATTAGATTCTATTTCTGTAACATAAACAGAAATGGTTTCTTTGGCCAAAAGGACTGTAAATTCTGCTTTTTGGCAAGTTTTTAGCGGATCTTTTCAGACTGTTGTCCGATTAGGAGCGAGTATTTTTTTGGCCAGGGCCCTTGAGCCTAGAGATTTTGGCCTTTTTGGTATGGCCTGGCTTTTTAAAGAATTTATATTTTATTTGTCAAATTTAGGGATAGGGTCAGCTATTATTGCCAAGAAAAACATTGATCAAGTTGATTTATCAACCTGTTTTTGGTCTATGGCCGTTTTCCGTCTTTTTATGTTTTTTCTTACTTTTTCTCTTTCACCTGTTGTTGCTCTCTTTTTTAAAGAGCCTGCATTGGTTCCTATCGTGAAGGCTATTTCTTTTACTTTCCTTTTTTCTATCTTTTCTTGTGTTTCTAATTCCCTCCTTGTTAAAGAGCTGCGTTTTAAAACACTTTCCATTGTGAGGCTTTCAGGTGTTGTAATTGAGAGCTTTTTGGCTGTTATTTTTTCTGTTTTTCTTTCTATTGGTTATTGGTCTTTGGTTTATGCTTTGTTAATTTCCTCTCTTTTTGTTGAAATTTCTATTTTTTATCTTGCTTCCTGGCGTCCTTCATTTTTGTTTGATTTTTCTAGGTTTAAATACTTTTTAAAGTATGGCCTTAATGCTTTAGGCTTTAGTTTTAGTAATTATTTACAAGAAAATTTTGACTATATTTTAGTTGGTAGGCTTTTAGGTGCTTCTAATTTGGGTTTTTATGAGTTCGCTTATAGAATTCCTCATCTTGTTTTTTTGCGTATCTCTCGTCCTATTTCTGCGGTTATTTTTCCTGCATTAGCCAAGTGTCAATCAGATACTGATATGTTAAGAGGTTTTTTAAAGTCTGTGCAATATCTTTCGCTTTTGGTTGTTCCAATTTTGTCAGCTCTTGCCGTATCTGCTCCCCATTTAGTTCCTCTTCTTTGGGGAGAGAAGTGGAATGTTATTGTCTATCCTTTACAAATACTTTGTATTTCTTCCGCTGTGAAGTCTATTTTTTCTTCTTCTTATTCTTTATTTTATTGTAAAAATAGGCCAGATATTCCTTTCCGCTTTTCTCTTTTTCAGGTTATTATCAGTTTAGTTTTTATAGTTATTGGGGCCAAAATCTCTGGCCTTGTTGGTGTTTCGTGGGCGATGGTTTTCTCTTCATTTTTGCTTTTTCTCCTTGTTATTTATTCTTCCTATTTTTTAGGTTTTTCTCTGTTTTCTCTCTTTTCTTCTATGTTACCCTCTGTTTTTCTTGGTCTTTTCTTTTCGGTTTCCTATGTTTTTTTATATTTTATTTGTTCCCTTTTTTCTCTTCCCCTTATTTTTTCATTTCTTTTTTCTCTCATTTCTTCTTTTGTTATTCTTTTTCTTCTTTTCTGGTTTGGCTTTTCCTCTTTAAGGTTGGAGATTTTGTCTTTAGTGAGGTGAGTTTCTTATGATGAAACAATATGTCTATCTTTTATCTTGTGAGCATAGTGGTTCAACTCTTCTTTCTTTTGTTTTGGGTGCCCATCCTTTAATTTCTACGGTTGGTGAGATTGCAGGATATACTCATTACTCTAATTATAAATGTTCTTGTGGATTTACTTTTTATGAATGCCCTTTTTGGCAGCAAGTCTTAAAGGAGATGTCTAGAGAGGGTTTTTCTTTTGATCTATCTGATTTTGGTATTAATATTTCTCCATATTTATATGGAAAACCCTATTTTTATCGATTATATCATCATGTTTTTTATAATCAACAACTTGAATTTTTAAAAAATCGTTTTTTTGAGATTTTTTTTCCTTCTTTTTATAGAGATCTTATTTTAAGAGTTAAAAAAAATTTCATTCTTGCTAATGTTATTTCTCAAATACAAAAAAAACCTATTTTTTTTGATAGTACCAAGGATCATTTTAGATTAAAACTCTTGAAACAAATTTCCTCTGTTCCCGTTAAGGTTATTCATTTAGTTAGAGATGGTAAGGCGGTT from Thermosulfuriphilus ammonigenes encodes the following:
- a CDS encoding glycosyltransferase, which gives rise to MKRKMVICHLVLSLEPGGTEHLVYRMCLDLRRDHEVMVCCLDSLGHWGERLREEGVPVYVLFRSPGVDLSLPFALARILRAHQVDVLHAHQYSPFFYGALTKLLAPGIRVVFLEHGRHWPEKESLLKNIFNRFVLQPLADQIVAVSRETKDRLVRYEGLSPARIRVIYNGIQEVSVISPQERVALRQELGFYPGDRVLVTVGRFDPIKNLPLLLEALALSRSAGSPLKGLLIGDGPMMAEIKALKERLGLGGSVVLTGYRSDATRLLQVADMFVLSSFSEGTSLALLEAMAAGLPCVVTDVGGNPEIVVDGKTGLVVPSADVVKMAAALSLLAEREDIARKMGQAAQERFRRHFTFGAMMEKYRALYQGLGA
- the asnB gene encoding asparagine synthase (glutamine-hydrolyzing), which translates into the protein MCGIVGWVDFAGQRPDEVRPLLEKMARILKHRGPDEEGFYLDHLAALGHRRLSIIDLSGGRQPMGDEASGAQIVFNGEIYNFRELRGELSELGHRFLTDSDTETILRAYLEWGPACLHRLRGMFAFAIWDPSRRRLFMARDRLGKKPLYYWQKGNLFAFASEIKALLELPGVERRLNPLALDCYFSLGYIPSPRTIFNEIKKLPPAHYLLLSEGRLEVHRYWRIDFNPQRRSPSEALSEFWDLLREAVSCRLISEVPLGAFLSGGIDSPLVVAMMVRALSEPVLTNSIGFDDPRLNELPVARQVAEHLGTRHREFTVRPQVAEILPRLAWHFDEPLADSSAVPTYYVCLMARKNVTVALSGDGGDEGFGGYTFRYLPHLWESRLRSWLPLPLRGLTFSLLGGVYPRSARLPRPLRLKTFLQNLAVSDARAFYQDLVWLPEEIRQQIYSQRFRRELAGFSPFEIVVPIYQEVEHLDPVSRCQYVDLHLYLPEDVLVKVDRMSMAVSLEVRCPLLDHRLLEFAATLPLDLRVDGKRGKLLLRRAAEEVLPPAVVNRPKQGFSIPEADWLRGELRPLLEKTFEDVDSLLWGYLILPRVEELWRRHLSGRENHSVFLWGLLMFSLWERHYLRAEGLQTETP
- a CDS encoding glycosyltransferase is translated as MEKASRRLRVLQLGSPTGLYGAERWILALIKYLDPQKVETIVGVIRDDPSLEAPLCREAARLGFKTVFVEAPGRFNLRAISGLRDLVRRQRIDILHTHGYKPDIVGLLALRGLPCRQIATPHGWSKEPDLKLKIYELLNRLTFLGVDKVAPLSEEIYQELARIPGLSSRLRLIRNAVDVSEVDSVKHEAPETRAAREEGAFILGYIGQLIHRKGIDILLKALSSLRGLNFRLFVVGSGPLRERLEEMARDLGLSDRVVFTGYRADRLQLLRGFDLFVLPSRLEGIPRCLMEAMAMGKPVIASDIDGCRALIPNDGIQGLLFPAQDAQALARRIDYLAHHPEEARLMGGRAREFIRIYYSAERMAREYENLYLEVMERSRP
- a CDS encoding glycosyltransferase family 1 protein, producing MARDQTSFLVFSDDWGEHPSSCQHIFRHIVRDYPVVWVNTVGMRLPRLNKTDMVKGLKKLARMFWGPKAAGASKVLPAGLSVLQPFMLPYNKGPWRAFNRRSVIKAVHRELRRRQLASPILVTTVPNACDYVGAFGERRVVYYCVDDFAEWPGHEKDLVLEMERDLITKADIFIATSEKLVQRLRSLGKPTHFLPHGVDCRAFEDIPEGREHPALAPISRPRVGYVGLIDARLNWRLIEYLLQRLPEVSFVFVGRVEIELALEHYANFYHVPPVPYTEVPLVLKSLDLLILPYEVNSFTQTINPLKLKEYLASGRGIIGAPLREIERFADYLIVARDLEEWLVRIRDFLFGGVFGPEGDRRSLLLSEDWSFKAREFLDICLRG
- a CDS encoding NAD-dependent epimerase/dehydratase family protein, with amino-acid sequence MAKVLVTGGAGYIGSHVVKLLGRKGHQILLIRAENTRQ
- a CDS encoding IS630 family transposase, with the protein product MDSSPPKVPKIDARKLPPKAQEALRFRAVHAVLEQGKTQEEVAQMLGIARTTVTYWLKLYRQGGEEALKIKPRGRPKGGKLLGWQAATICSIIRDRCPDQLKLPFSLWTREAVGQLIERKFGIRLSIWTVGRYLRRWNFTPQKPLKRAYERNPKEVKAWLEKEYPRIRKRAKEEGAEIWWGDETGIRSDHQAGRSWAPRGETPVVEVSGKRFRFNMISAINNRGKLKFMIFRERFTTEVFLEFLRRLIRSREKGRKIYLIVDNHRVHRAKRIKEWLKGKEDELELHYLPRYSPELNPDEYLNQDVKTNAVGRRRKRSMEEMEGNVRSYLMSTQRQPEIVRSYFRAPMVRYALD
- a CDS encoding sulfotransferase family protein, encoding MLPNFLGIGAQRAATTWLFECLREHPEIYLPPQKEIHFFDENFDKGLEWYESFFNAVTTEKAIGEITPNYYHLPHALQRIKEVLPEVKLILSLRHPLERAYSAYKLLHEYYADKGVSFEEAFKEGSYLLDLSLYSKHLENIFKLFPRSQVHIIIYDDILSDPLQVLRKLYSFLGVSIDFVPQAAFARYNRIIFPRFQNFIISLKLGFLLDLIKKTPLASLIKKLHAQFFYSHPKSSYSVDSHVRKLLLDDIQKLKSLIKPDLPWVL
- a CDS encoding O-antigen ligase family protein is translated as MGQIVVYLFFIVVGVYALFRPWIGVCAAYLMVVLTPQSIWPWNFYGIRPFFYIAVPTFIGFIFLLFRGKIDFSFWKTKISFFLALTWLFIILSYFFGPYVNREHFIFDPQVIFKQVNKTFFFYFLAVLLIDNPKKLKVLSFVMVLSTIYMIYWANDQYLSRSYFGRLHGPIPPTGGGIYKDENAFAMLFVTGLPFIYYFGFLVKKTFLRLLFWLVIPLGWHAVFLTGSRGGLLGLGTTIFTASLRSTHKFIGFLLIPALIVAYVWQGGSVLKERAKTIKSYEEETSAQSRLYAWSIAIKMIRDHPFTGVGFSSFMEAFADYSDRRPMVAHNTFFQLMSESGVFAGLSFIMLFFFLFKDLFNNKLLIYKDNSPDIFFLCYLNESLFVSFFGFLICSLFLSLEKFEILFFLFVLANNHIKISRDLLDSISVT
- a CDS encoding lipopolysaccharide biosynthesis protein, with the protein product MAKRTVNSAFWQVFSGSFQTVVRLGASIFLARALEPRDFGLFGMAWLFKEFIFYLSNLGIGSAIIAKKNIDQVDLSTCFWSMAVFRLFMFFLTFSLSPVVALFFKEPALVPIVKAISFTFLFSIFSCVSNSLLVKELRFKTLSIVRLSGVVIESFLAVIFSVFLSIGYWSLVYALLISSLFVEISIFYLASWRPSFLFDFSRFKYFLKYGLNALGFSFSNYLQENFDYILVGRLLGASNLGFYEFAYRIPHLVFLRISRPISAVIFPALAKCQSDTDMLRGFLKSVQYLSLLVVPILSALAVSAPHLVPLLWGEKWNVIVYPLQILCISSAVKSIFSSSYSLFYCKNRPDIPFRFSLFQVIISLVFIVIGAKISGLVGVSWAMVFSSFLLFLLVIYSSYFLGFSLFSLFSSMLPSVFLGLFFSVSYVFLYFICSLFSLPLIFSFLFSLISSFVILFLLFWFGFSSLRLEILSLVR
- a CDS encoding sulfotransferase domain-containing protein, translating into MKQYVYLLSCEHSGSTLLSFVLGAHPLISTVGEIAGYTHYSNYKCSCGFTFYECPFWQQVLKEMSREGFSFDLSDFGINISPYLYGKPYFYRLYHHVFYNQQLEFLKNRFFEIFFPSFYRDLILRVKKNFILANVISQIQKKPIFFDSTKDHFRLKLLKQISSVPVKVIHLVRDGKAVVGSMIKREGYSPHKAINTWIKKNETIERLKKNYFSESDWFFLRYEDLCNNTSLILSDLSNFLGVDSSFNLSSFDKSKFHVIGNTMRLSFDGTIRKPSVPSLETEVENLFVLNKRAMSLYRKYGYV